In the genome of Streptomyces sp. NBC_00433, the window CCGTCCGCGGCCTGTTCCGCCGCGGGCGGGCAGACGGTATGCAGGAGGCATGGACACAAAGGGCGAGGTGGCCGGGCTGCTGCTGGCGGCCGGCGGGGGCCGGCGGCTCGGCGGCCGCCCGAAGGCGCTGCTGCCGTACGGCGACCGCCCGCTGGTCGAGCACGCGGCGCGCGCGCTGCGGGACGGCGGCTGCGGCCCGCTGCACGTGGTGCTGGGCGCGGCGGCCGACGAGGTGCGGGCCACCGCGGAGCTGCCCGGCTGCGTCCTGGTCGACAACCCGCACTGGCCCGACGGCATGGGCTCGTCGCTGCGCGCGGGCCTGGCCTCGCTGGCCGCCGCGCGCCCGCGCCCGGCCGCGGTGGTGATCGCGCTGGTCGACCAGCCGGGGGTGGGCGCGGCGGCGGTCGCCCGGGTGGTGGCGGCGGGCCGGGCGGGCGACGACCTGCTGTCGGCGCTGGTGTCGGCCGCGTACGGGGAGCGCCGCGGGCACCCGGTGCTGATCGGCGCCGCCCGCTGGGCGGGTGTCGCGGGCAGCGCGGGCGAGGACCGGGGCGCGCGGACGTATCTGCGCGGGCACGCCGGGCAGACGGTGCTGGTGGACTGCTCGGACGTCGCGGACCCGGCGGATATCGACACCCCCGCCGACCTGCGGCTTCTACGGCCGGCCTGACCGGCGGCCGCACCGCGTGCCACAAAACGTTGAACTTCCGCACTGCGAAAACTATGCTCCACCTTGCAGAAGCGCCCGCAGCTCGCGGCGGCCAGGCACCGCGTGCCACGCGCACCCCGCGCGTGCCGCGCGCTCACGGCGGAGTGTCCGTAGGCTCACGACGACGTGCCCATGAGCACGACGCCGTGCCCGTACCCACGACGGCGTGCCCCCGTACGCACGACGCACCCGGCGGACGCCGGCCCGCTCTGGAGGAATGACCGCATGTCCGCACCGACCCCTTCGTCCGCCGCCGTCGTCACCGGGACGGCCGGGAACCACGTGCCGCGCGAGGAGGAGGTGCTGACCCCCGGGGCGCTGGAATTCCTCGCCGAGCTGCACCGGCGCTTCGCACCCCGCCGCGCGGAACTGCTGGCGTCGCGCGCCGAGCGCCGCGCCGAGATCGCCCGCACCGCGACCCTGGACTTCCGCCCGGAGACCGCGCACATCCGCGCCGACGACAGCTGGCGGGTGGCCGCGGCCCCGGCCGCGCTGAACGACCGCCGGGTGGAGATCACCGGCCCCACCGACCGCAAGATGACGATCAACGCGCTCAATTCCGGCGCGCGGATCTGGCTCGCCGACTTCGAGGACGCCTCCGCCCCCACCTGGGAGAACGTCATCGGCGGCCAGCTGAACCTGATCGACGCCTACGAGCGGCGGATCGACTTCACCTCCCCCGAGGGCAAGAGCTACGCGCTCGGCGCCGCCGACGGGCTGGCCACCGTGGTCATGCGGCCCCGCGGCTGGCACCTGAACGAGCGGCACCTGACCGTGGACGGCGAGCAGCTCCCGGGCGGCCTGGTCGACTTCGGGCTGTACTTCTTCCACAACGCGCAGCGGCTGACCGACCTCGGCAAGGGCCCGTACTTCTACCTGCCCAAGACCGAGTCGTACCTCGAAGCCCGGCTGTGGAACGACGTGTTCGTCTTCGCGCAGGACCGGCTCGGCATCCCGCAGGGCACCGTCCGGGCCACCGTGCTGATCGAGACGATCACCGCCGCGTACGAAATGGACGAGATCCTCTACGAGTTGCGCGACCACGCCTCCGGGCTCAACGCGGGCCGCTGGGACTACCTCTTCTCGATCGTGAAGAACTTCCGTGACGGCGGGGCCCGTTTCGTCCTGCCCGACCGCAACGCGGTCACGATGACCGCGCCCTTCATGCGCGCGTACACCGAACTCCTGGTCCGCACCTGCCACAAGCGCGGCGCCCACGCCATCGGCGGCATGGCGGCCTTCATCCCGTCCCGCAGGGACGCCGAGGTCAACAAGGTCGCCTTCGAGAAGGTCAAGGCGGACAAGGACCGCGAGGCGGCCGACGGTTTCGACGGCTCGTGGGTCGCGCACCCCGACCTGGTGCCCATCGCCCGCGCCTCCTTCGACGCGGTCCTCGGCGACCGCCCCCACCAGAAGGACCGGCTGCGCGAGGACGTCCACGTCACCGCGGCCCAACTGATCGACATCGCCTCCCTCGACGCCGCCCCGACCTACGAGGGCCTGCGCAATGCCGTCCAGGTCGGCATCCGCTACATCGAGGCCTGGCTGCGCGGCATGGGCGCGGTCGCGATCTTCAACCTGATGGAGGACGCGGCCACCGCGGAGATCTCCCGCTCGCAGATCTGGCAGTGGACCAACACCGGTGTCGTCTTCGACAACGGCGAGAAGGCCACCCCCGAACTGGTCCGCCGCGTCGCCGCCGACGAGATCACCGCGATCCGCACCGAGGTCGGCGAGGACGCCTTCGCGGCGGGCAAGTGGCGCGAGGCCTACGACCTGCTGCTGCGCACCGCGCTGGACGCCGAATACGTCGACTTCCTGACGCTGCCGGCGTACGAGCAACTGGCGGACTGAGCTGCGGGGCCCCGGTTCCGGCCGATTGCCCGCGGACGTCGGGCTGTTAGCCTGCGTGCATGTCAGACCTGGGGCCCATCGCCTGGCCACCCGATCCGATCAAGACCGAGAGGCTCGTCCTGCGCGAGCCCGAGGCCCGGGACCGCTCGGTGTTCGTCGAGCTGCTGGCGTCAGCGGAGGTGCACACCTACCTCGGCGGACCCCGCTCGCGCGACGAGCTCGAACGCGAGTTGCCCGGAGTGCCCGAGCGGTGGCCCGGCAGCTTCGTCGTCGATCTCGACGGGACGATGATCGGCCAGATCCTGCTCAGGAGGGCATCGGAACACCATCGCCCGGCTGCCGCGGGAAAGCCCGACCTCGGCTACCTCTTCCTGCCGCAGGCGTGGGGCTTCGGCTACGCCGCCGAGTCCTGCGCGGCGGCACTCGCCTGGCTCGACAGCGCCCTCCCGGGCGAGCCGGTGGTCCTCGCCACCCAGACCGCCAACGCCGCCTCGATGCGCCTCGCGGCAAGGCTGGGCTTCACCGAGGTGGAGCGCTTCCACGCCTGGAACGCCGAACAATGGCTCGGCCTGCGACCCCCGGTGAACCCCTGAGCCCGCGCGCTCAGCTCACCGCCGGGGGCCCGGCGGGCACCGCTTCCGCCTTCGTCGGCACGGGCACCTGGTTGAAGGCGTAGTACACGGCCAGCAGCCCGTGCACCGCCAAGGTCAGCGGCGCCGACACGAAGGCAAGGCCCACCGTGGCGGGATACGCGATCGACCCGAGGGCGAAGCGCGTCCGCGTGGCTCGGGCCGCCTCGACGTCGACCCGGTCGTCGAAGAGATGACCCGTGCGGGTCAGGTGCCACCACATGGCCTGGAAGACCAGCGCGTGGAAGACCATGAACAGCCCGTAGACGGCCAGGGCGACATGCGCCGCATTGCCCTCCCGCAGATACGCGGCCACCACCGACGCCGGCCACGGCAGCGCCGCGACACCCATCAGCAGCACCAGGTTGAGGAACAGCAGTGTGCGGTCCACCCGGGCGATGCACTGGAAGACCGTGTGGTGGTTGACCCACATAACGCCAATGATCAAGAACGTCACGGCATAGGCGGCATATGACGGCCACATCGCGCCGAGCGCGGACCACAGCCGGTCGCCGGCGTCCTCCGGGACCTTGATCTCCAGCACCAGCAGCGTGATCGCGATGGCGAACACCCCGTCGCTGAACGCCTCGACTCTTCCCGACTCATTCATTCCGTTCCCCCGTTGAAAGCTCAAGCGGCGTGCGGCACCGCCGCTCGGACTCGCCGTGGCCCGTGCCCGCGCGACGGTAGCAGCGGCCAGGCGGGAACCCCCACGTCGTAAGCCAGTTGGGTCGTTCTCGGTCAGACGGCCGGGTCGTACATGATCTCCCGGACCTCTTGCGCGCAGCGGCACGCGGCAGCGAACTTGGCGGCCCACTTCAGGGCGTCGTCACGCGACGGCACATCGATGATCGAGAACCCGCCCAGGACCGCCTTGGTCTCCGGGTACGGGCCGTCGCTGACGGTCCCGTCGGTGGCCACGACGCTCGCCTGCTGGCTTTCCAGGCCGCCACCGAAGATCCATACGCCGGCGTCCTGGGCCTGCCGCACCACCTCGTGCGCGGCCTCCCCCACCTCCGCCAGGTCTTCCTCGGGGATGATCATCGTGCCGTCATCGAACGAGATCAGATACCGCGTCATCTTTGGCTCCCTTGTTCGGCCCGACTCAGCCTACGACGAACGACTCCCCCGGAGCCGACACCGCGCCCGCGACCCCATGGGGAGCAATTCGCCGCGTCGAGGCGGGTGTTGACGCCTCCCGTCGCCGGAATCGGGATCCGGCGGTGGGTCAGTACGCCCGCAGGGCGACGGGGTGTCCGGACGAGGTGATCGGGCGCGGGTTCGGCAGGGGCTGCCCCGCGGAGTCTCCCGGGGTGTCGATCGCCCACCAGACGCGGGCGCGGGGCAGGTCGTGCCCGGTGGGCAGTGCGACAGCGGGGACGGTCAGGTGGGTGGC includes:
- a CDS encoding NTP transferase domain-containing protein produces the protein MDTKGEVAGLLLAAGGGRRLGGRPKALLPYGDRPLVEHAARALRDGGCGPLHVVLGAAADEVRATAELPGCVLVDNPHWPDGMGSSLRAGLASLAAARPRPAAVVIALVDQPGVGAAAVARVVAAGRAGDDLLSALVSAAYGERRGHPVLIGAARWAGVAGSAGEDRGARTYLRGHAGQTVLVDCSDVADPADIDTPADLRLLRPA
- the aceB gene encoding malate synthase A; the protein is MSAPTPSSAAVVTGTAGNHVPREEEVLTPGALEFLAELHRRFAPRRAELLASRAERRAEIARTATLDFRPETAHIRADDSWRVAAAPAALNDRRVEITGPTDRKMTINALNSGARIWLADFEDASAPTWENVIGGQLNLIDAYERRIDFTSPEGKSYALGAADGLATVVMRPRGWHLNERHLTVDGEQLPGGLVDFGLYFFHNAQRLTDLGKGPYFYLPKTESYLEARLWNDVFVFAQDRLGIPQGTVRATVLIETITAAYEMDEILYELRDHASGLNAGRWDYLFSIVKNFRDGGARFVLPDRNAVTMTAPFMRAYTELLVRTCHKRGAHAIGGMAAFIPSRRDAEVNKVAFEKVKADKDREAADGFDGSWVAHPDLVPIARASFDAVLGDRPHQKDRLREDVHVTAAQLIDIASLDAAPTYEGLRNAVQVGIRYIEAWLRGMGAVAIFNLMEDAATAEISRSQIWQWTNTGVVFDNGEKATPELVRRVAADEITAIRTEVGEDAFAAGKWREAYDLLLRTALDAEYVDFLTLPAYEQLAD
- a CDS encoding GNAT family N-acetyltransferase gives rise to the protein MSDLGPIAWPPDPIKTERLVLREPEARDRSVFVELLASAEVHTYLGGPRSRDELERELPGVPERWPGSFVVDLDGTMIGQILLRRASEHHRPAAAGKPDLGYLFLPQAWGFGYAAESCAAALAWLDSALPGEPVVLATQTANAASMRLAARLGFTEVERFHAWNAEQWLGLRPPVNP
- a CDS encoding TMEM175 family protein; translated protein: MNESGRVEAFSDGVFAIAITLLVLEIKVPEDAGDRLWSALGAMWPSYAAYAVTFLIIGVMWVNHHTVFQCIARVDRTLLFLNLVLLMGVAALPWPASVVAAYLREGNAAHVALAVYGLFMVFHALVFQAMWWHLTRTGHLFDDRVDVEAARATRTRFALGSIAYPATVGLAFVSAPLTLAVHGLLAVYYAFNQVPVPTKAEAVPAGPPAVS
- a CDS encoding YciI family protein — its product is MTRYLISFDDGTMIIPEEDLAEVGEAAHEVVRQAQDAGVWIFGGGLESQQASVVATDGTVSDGPYPETKAVLGGFSIIDVPSRDDALKWAAKFAAACRCAQEVREIMYDPAV